One Algibacter sp. L3A6 genomic region harbors:
- a CDS encoding carboxypeptidase-like regulatory domain-containing protein yields the protein MGLNGIIKLLVIIITCFTVSQDFFAQTKPSIFGKVINEEKEPLEFVSVALLNPIDSTFVSYTITDDKGYFSGLDMEKDSLIIQFSSMGYAHFFKSLVSNGSPIDLGIIIMIDENSTLDEITISAVVPISIKKDTISYNANAFKVNPNDNIDNLLEKLPGLEVKLFVLLILR from the coding sequence ATGGGCCTAAATGGAATTATTAAATTACTAGTTATAATAATTACTTGCTTTACAGTATCTCAAGATTTTTTTGCACAAACGAAGCCTTCAATTTTTGGTAAAGTTATAAATGAAGAAAAAGAACCCTTAGAATTTGTTTCGGTAGCCTTGCTTAATCCAATAGATTCCACATTTGTTAGTTATACTATTACAGATGATAAAGGTTATTTCAGTGGTCTAGACATGGAAAAAGATTCTTTAATAATTCAGTTTTCATCGATGGGTTACGCTCATTTTTTTAAGAGTTTAGTAAGTAATGGTTCGCCTATAGATTTAGGAATCATTATTATGATTGATGAAAATAGCACATTAGATGAAATAACAATATCAGCAGTGGTTCCAATTTCAATAAAAAAAGATACTATTTCATATAACGCTAATGCTTTTAAGGTAAACCCGAACGATAATATAGATAATCTGTTAGAAAAACTACCTGGTCTTGAAGTTAAACTATTTGTACTACTGATTTTAAGGTAA